The sequence below is a genomic window from Thalassomonas haliotis.
TCAACATGCTGTCATTGGTAAAATTCAGGTTGGCGGAAAAATCGGTAATTGCCGGCCATGCGGGATCAAATTGAAAACGTGCTTGCTCCAGTTCGGCATCTACGGTAAAAATACCGCTATGTCCGTCGACCGGACCGGTAAAAGGGAATCCCCGCAGCGGCCCGTTAAATAATACCGAGGCCTGGGGAATAAGCCCGGAGATTATCCCTTCATTAAGATAAGCCACCAGATCTGTGCCCATCAGCAAATGGGGATAATAATACCGGACATTGGCGGCATCAACATTCTCTACCGATGCCAGCAGCGACATGGTCACGGGTTTATCCTCCAATCCCGCTAATGCCAACTCGCCGGACAATTCCACTTCCGGTGAAACCAAGCGAATATCTTGCGCGTTAAGCTGCCAGCCATTATCGCTCATGTCGGCAAAAACAGAAGCTGTCAAACTGTCATAGGGAATGGCGCGCGGGAAGTGCTGTCGGAAGTCCAGGGTGCCGCCGCTGGCATGAATATCCAGTTGCAGCTGCTGATCTGCCAGCAAGACAGAACCCGAGGCATGTTTTATTCCCGGGATGCCTGAGCCGTACTCAGTGCTGATATCATTAAAATCCGCCACCAGTTGCAGCTTGTCACTTTGCTTTTGCAGATAGATATCCGTTAACCTGCCTTCAGGTGCCATTTCAGCGATCAATTGGTTCACTTCTTCACTGTCCACCAGCAAAGAAGAAAAGTGTCTCAGTCCGGACAAATCCACATAGGAGAGATAGGTAAACAGGTTGGAGCCCAGCTTTTGCGCCTGCACGGTAAAAGGTGCTAACGTCTGCTGATCGATACTCAGCTGCAGCGGTGACGACTGCAAACTGAACTGGTTAAAGTTATTGAGGTCGGTGGCAAAAAACTGCCCTTCGCTGATGGCCAGTTGATGACTAACCTGCTTGTCCTGCCAGCTGATTTCATTATCCCCCAGCACCAGCTGTAGCTGGCTGGCAGCACCATTTTTTACCGTCAGCCAGGCATTAAAGTTTAACACCGAGTCGGTTTGATCTATCTCGGTTGCCAGTACATCGGCGAGCCAGGGGGTAATATTCACCTGGTTGGCGGCCAGGAAAATCTGCCCGGACATTTCGGAGCTGTCGCTGCCGTTGATATCGAGCCGCACTTTTAAATTATTTGAAGTAATGCCGTCGAGGATCACATCCCCTTTTGCCTGGTGGCGGCTGTCTTTATTGAGCCAGTCAAGGTAACTGATCAAAAAGGTACTGCTGTGCTCCCGGGTTTGTAAAATAATCTGGGAATTGCGCAAAGAAAAACGTTCTATCTGCTCAAGAAACAAATCGGCTAATCTGCCTATTTCCTGGGGTTCACTGTTATTGTCCTGCTGCTCCAGCAGTAACTCGGGATCTACCACCACCTTGGCTCCCGCCAGGGTAAAGTCATGGGTGATTAATTGCCGGGCGCGGATACTGGCCCAGAAATCCAGATGGATATCGATATTCTTGATAAAAACATTCACGGCATCCGATTGCAGCAAACTAACATTGTTCGCCACTAGCACAGGTCCCAGTCCCTGCCAGTCCATGGATAAGCTGCCGATTAAAATCTGGCTCTGATAGGTGTCGCTCAGGTATTCCTGAAAGTTTTGCCGGTAGTTATGGGCATAGGGCAACATAAGGCGCAAGGCACTGATCACAACCGCAATCAGCACCAGCAGAACCGCGACAGTTTTATACAGGCGATTCAACCAAAGATTTAATACCTTTGAAACACTCAAACTTTTAGGCACCCTATTAACATTTCACAATTTTTTCAAAAACCACACATAGGACATGGCCCAAATGGTGGTAACACTCCCTATTTTACACGATAACGGCGATCACATCATGATGACATCAAATTGTTCCTGATTGTACATAGGCTCGGTCTGTACTTTGATCAGCTTACCGATAAAGACTTCCAACTCAGCCAGGTTATGGTATTCATCATTAACCAGGAACTCACTCACCTGGGACGAAGCATAAACGATAAACTTATCCGCATCATAAGCCCGGTTGACCCGGACAATTTCCCGCAAAATTTCAAAGCAAACGGTTTCCACGGTTTTTAAATTTCCCCGGCCTGAGCAGACACTGCATTCGCTGCACAGAACATGCTCCAGGCTTTCCCGTGTGCGTTTGCGGGTCATTTCCACCAACCCCAGGGAAGAAAAACCATGCACGCTGAATTTGACCTTATCCTTGGACATGGCCAGCTCCAGGCTATGCAATACCCTGTGCTTGTGTTCTTCGCTGTTCATATCGATAAAATCGATAATAATGATGCCGCCAAGGTTGCGCAGCCTTAACTGGCGCGCTATCGCCTGGGTTGCTTCGATATTGGTACTGAAAATCGTTTCTTCCAGGTTGCGGTGCCCGACATAGGCCCCGGTATTGATATCTATGGTGGTCATGGCTTCTGTTTGATCGATAATCAAAGAGCCGCCGGACTTAAGTTCAATTTTCCTGTGCAAGGCCCGCTGAATTTCCCGTTCGGCATCAAACAAGTCAAAAATGGGCCTTTCCCCCGGGTAATACTCCAGCACCGAAGTAAGTTCAGGGACAAATTCCCGGGTGAAGTCCGCCAGCTGATCAAAACTTAGTTTAGAGTCGATGCGAATACGCTCCAGCGAAATGCCTACCACATCCCGGATCACCCTAAATGCCAGGGATAAATCCTGGTACAGGGCG
It includes:
- the rng gene encoding ribonuclease G, translating into MSAELLVNVTPSETRVALIENGVLQEVHVEREARRGLVGNIYLGKVIRVLPGMQAAFIDINLDKAAFLHASDINSKLITAKNDNENEQVPDIRTLVHEGQYLMVQVVKDPLGTKGARLTTDLTIASRYLVLMPGAHHAGISQRIEDINERNRLKGIVSEYCDDQHGFIVRTAAEGAEEPDLKHDAEFLRRVWEKIQERKQRKVVKTALYQDLSLAFRVIRDVVGISLERIRIDSKLSFDQLADFTREFVPELTSVLEYYPGERPIFDLFDAEREIQRALHRKIELKSGGSLIIDQTEAMTTIDINTGAYVGHRNLEETIFSTNIEATQAIARQLRLRNLGGIIIIDFIDMNSEEHKHRVLHSLELAMSKDKVKFSVHGFSSLGLVEMTRKRTRESLEHVLCSECSVCSGRGNLKTVETVCFEILREIVRVNRAYDADKFIVYASSQVSEFLVNDEYHNLAELEVFIGKLIKVQTEPMYNQEQFDVIMM